One region of Streptomyces capillispiralis genomic DNA includes:
- a CDS encoding C2 family cysteine protease, translating to MSFRGFDADRLTALANDLDTLAGNAGKLHSELAALLTSAQQNLPPGQSASRDPDLQALVGDLVPVPSFFGGRRRPPGSLTGELGDIQASMKRRIRQLEGVRDLARKGYPVADGSVFLDEKAPDAQKIDEALRNLQALRGKDFGANGNRDDLEKIAGELDGLTAAEIDALMSKASPKDLAFYNELLTDTGDSGWNPFDKNGLPEDRRRDTLGLMLSKISPDNVPRFQAAFPGMQPTFTNTGAHEEGGNNQNGQTNSGIHWAPPGDPLFQNGVSADDVNQNQFGDCWYVASLAGLAQKNPRFLQEGIRENPNGTVSVRVWDKEGNHHWVTMTADLPTDQNGNPISTYGNGESWPAYYEKAFAMVYSEDRDNERGYGGIEGDDPKKSAPYLTGQEGEDLTTGGFLGIGEDEDKNLDSLRRAFESGKVVTVSTPADESLDKNHPKEWGSTYHSNHAYYVRGFTDDGKVILGNPWGTSGYPPITVTQEQFDTYFQAPEAFDVP from the coding sequence ATGTCCTTCAGGGGATTCGACGCCGACAGGCTCACCGCGCTCGCCAACGACCTGGACACCCTCGCCGGCAACGCGGGGAAACTGCACAGCGAGCTGGCCGCGCTCCTGACCTCCGCCCAGCAGAACCTGCCTCCGGGACAGAGCGCCTCTCGCGACCCCGACCTGCAAGCCCTGGTCGGCGATCTGGTCCCCGTGCCGTCGTTCTTCGGCGGGCGTCGCCGGCCGCCCGGCTCCCTCACCGGCGAACTGGGCGACATACAGGCGTCGATGAAGCGCCGGATCAGGCAGCTGGAGGGCGTGCGGGACCTGGCACGCAAGGGTTACCCCGTCGCCGACGGCAGCGTGTTCCTCGACGAGAAGGCACCCGACGCCCAGAAGATCGACGAGGCCCTGCGCAACCTCCAGGCGCTGCGGGGCAAGGACTTCGGCGCCAACGGCAACCGGGACGACCTGGAGAAGATCGCGGGGGAGCTCGACGGGCTCACGGCGGCCGAGATCGACGCCCTCATGTCCAAGGCGTCCCCGAAGGACCTCGCCTTCTACAACGAACTGCTCACCGACACGGGCGACTCGGGCTGGAACCCGTTCGACAAGAACGGTCTGCCGGAGGACAGGCGCCGGGACACGCTCGGCCTGATGCTGTCGAAGATCAGCCCGGACAACGTGCCCAGGTTCCAGGCGGCCTTCCCCGGCATGCAGCCGACGTTCACCAACACCGGCGCGCACGAGGAGGGCGGCAACAACCAGAACGGCCAGACCAACAGCGGCATCCACTGGGCGCCGCCCGGCGACCCGCTGTTCCAGAACGGGGTGTCGGCCGACGACGTCAACCAGAACCAGTTCGGCGACTGCTGGTACGTCGCCTCGCTGGCCGGTCTGGCACAGAAGAACCCCCGGTTCCTCCAGGAAGGCATCAGGGAGAACCCGAACGGCACGGTCAGCGTGCGGGTCTGGGACAAGGAGGGCAACCACCACTGGGTCACCATGACCGCCGACCTGCCCACCGACCAGAACGGCAACCCGATCAGCACGTACGGCAACGGCGAGTCCTGGCCCGCGTACTACGAGAAGGCCTTCGCGATGGTCTACTCGGAGGACCGTGACAACGAGCGCGGCTACGGCGGCATCGAGGGGGACGACCCGAAGAAGTCCGCCCCCTACCTCACCGGGCAGGAGGGCGAGGACCTGACGACGGGTGGCTTCCTCGGCATCGGCGAGGACGAGGACAAGAACCTCGACTCGCTGAGGCGGGCGTTCGAGTCCGGCAAGGTCGTCACCGTCTCGACCCCGGCCGACGAGAGCCTGGACAAGAACCACCCCAAGGAGTGGGGCAGCACCTACCACAGCAATCACGCCTACTACGTCCGCGGCTTCACCGACGACGGCAAGGTCATCCTCGGCAACCCCTGGGGAACCTCCGGTTATCCGCCGATCACCGTGACGCAGGAGCAGTTCGACACGTACTTCCAGGCGCCGGAGGCATTCGATGTCCCGTGA
- a CDS encoding FtsK/SpoIIIE domain-containing protein, whose amino-acid sequence MQTRVTVVLEGGEPHDVVITTEDTATAGDVAEALTTALRQAGRSAGLPANVVAMPGTSPVLPYGHPAPSTGAPSLWADGMLCDPSAPATAVLQDGMRLSVDDSIGPLLRKGEPVGAYELRAAGGPASGRVTRLGIGAATVGSAPTCSFPLTDASLPPVALRITIDMKGTVTLVPEGGTGILLDDETVTSATPWPLGGVVRAGDSLLVLDRVTEPDAHLSAMSEGGLAYNRPPRLSPLRPRRRLVVPVPPTKGDRARFQFIMAFMPMLFGIGMYFLTQQIYMLLFCLMSPLMMAAQWISENREGKRKHKTSVKQYKKDLAAHEAELAALAKEEQRARRADSPDPAEILLFATGPRRRLWERRLTDPDALHLRVGSGNLPSDVELVAGRGGSLYEEERPEPPVLPDVPVTLPFTELGVVGVAGDRARALATARWLGVQAAVLHSPRDLSLVSLASTPDAGADWQWVHWLPHSGPDQGQDCVALVGFDSEGVTRRVNELLNELARRKASREQNTMTGRLYPDPNVLLVLDGARLLRRVPGVPQLLAEGPQYGILALCIDEDERLLPEECRAVVAWSPDAAHHVRIRGYGLEAAGDVLADQVTPEWCELLARSLAPVRDVSRDDAGSALPTSARLLTLLGMPDPTGADVERIWQAGGSTTAAPVGVAADGTFALDIRRDGPHALVAGTTGAGKSELLQTIIASLAVANRPDALNYVLIDYKGGSAFMDCARLPHTVGMVSDLDAHLTERALASLAAELHRREKILFDAAAKDIEDYNDTRKLRPELEPMPRLVLVIDEFASLVAELPDFIAGLVDIARRGRSLGVHLILATQRPAGVVSADIRANTNLRIALRVTDASESIDVIEAPDSGAIAKSTPGRMYVRSGAQSLVGVQSARIGGRRPATGGTGPKATLLPLPWTAYGRPLPKRAEAEDDGTMVTDLAVLVDAVRDGARRMGFGEQRSPWLPPLTEQVTLDELAAYGPAPAAGATDVAPIPYGLIDLPAKQSRTPLALDLVHGEHTMLLGGARSGRSTALRTLAGSLAHRTSPHDVHVYAIDCGSNALLPLMRLPHVGAVVTRDEPDRVRRLIERLLAEIARRQQLLAMEGASSAAEQRAGAAPDDRLPWMVLLLDSWEGFASTFESYNYGQLLESAQRIFREGSAVGLKVVMTADRSGLSGHVSSAFADRLVLRFADPNDYSTAGLQPREVPKNMPPGRALRITDTGVDETQIGLLTADPAGQAQVRALREIAEGAAARHGRVPAGRRPMRVDALPSRITASEALALDPDFAPPSPLWALVGVGGDELQPVGIDLEENGPGFVIAGPPKSGRSTLLVAATETLLRSGTPVVLVAPRRSPLRDLEGRDGVLGLLNADSREDDLEELVNKAPDDSYVVIVDDAELLYDTRLDEALESVVRKGADGGIGLIAAGSTDSLSGQYRGFAVEARKSRNGMLLTPQSPSEGELFGIRLPSNSGGGPTGSGLFVTGGSFMPIQAVMNG is encoded by the coding sequence ATGCAGACGCGGGTCACGGTCGTACTGGAAGGCGGTGAGCCGCATGACGTCGTCATCACCACCGAGGACACGGCCACAGCCGGGGATGTCGCGGAGGCGCTGACGACCGCGCTGCGGCAGGCCGGGCGCTCCGCGGGCCTGCCCGCGAACGTGGTCGCCATGCCCGGCACGTCGCCGGTCCTGCCGTACGGCCACCCGGCGCCGTCCACCGGAGCGCCCTCCCTGTGGGCCGACGGCATGCTCTGCGACCCGTCCGCACCGGCCACGGCCGTCCTCCAGGACGGCATGCGGCTGTCGGTGGACGACTCGATCGGCCCGCTGCTGCGCAAGGGCGAACCGGTCGGAGCGTACGAGCTGAGAGCGGCGGGCGGTCCCGCCTCCGGCCGGGTGACCCGGCTGGGCATCGGCGCGGCCACCGTCGGCTCCGCGCCCACCTGCTCCTTCCCGCTGACGGACGCCTCGCTGCCGCCCGTCGCCCTGCGGATCACCATCGACATGAAGGGCACCGTCACCCTCGTCCCCGAGGGCGGCACCGGGATCCTGCTCGACGACGAGACGGTCACGTCCGCGACGCCCTGGCCGCTCGGCGGCGTCGTCCGGGCCGGCGACTCGCTGCTCGTCCTCGACCGGGTGACCGAACCGGACGCCCACCTGTCGGCGATGAGCGAGGGCGGCCTCGCCTACAACCGCCCGCCCCGCCTGTCCCCGCTGCGGCCCAGGCGGCGGCTCGTGGTGCCGGTACCGCCCACCAAGGGGGACCGGGCCCGGTTCCAGTTCATCATGGCGTTCATGCCCATGCTCTTCGGCATCGGCATGTACTTCCTCACCCAGCAGATCTACATGCTGCTCTTCTGCCTGATGAGCCCGCTGATGATGGCCGCCCAGTGGATCAGCGAGAACCGCGAGGGCAAGAGGAAGCACAAGACGTCCGTCAAGCAGTACAAGAAGGACCTCGCCGCGCACGAGGCCGAACTCGCCGCCCTCGCCAAGGAGGAGCAGCGCGCCCGCCGCGCCGACAGCCCCGACCCGGCCGAGATCCTGCTGTTCGCCACGGGACCGCGCCGCCGCCTGTGGGAGCGCCGCCTCACCGACCCGGACGCCCTGCACCTGCGGGTCGGCTCCGGCAACCTGCCGTCCGACGTCGAACTGGTCGCGGGCCGCGGCGGCTCCCTGTACGAGGAGGAGCGCCCGGAGCCGCCCGTCCTGCCGGACGTGCCCGTCACCCTGCCCTTCACCGAACTCGGTGTGGTCGGTGTCGCCGGTGACCGGGCCCGCGCCCTGGCCACCGCACGGTGGCTCGGCGTGCAGGCGGCGGTGCTGCACAGCCCGCGGGACCTGTCGCTGGTGTCGCTCGCCTCCACGCCGGACGCCGGTGCCGACTGGCAGTGGGTGCACTGGCTGCCCCACTCCGGCCCCGACCAGGGGCAGGACTGCGTCGCGCTGGTCGGCTTCGACTCCGAGGGCGTCACCCGGCGGGTCAACGAACTCCTCAACGAACTGGCCCGCCGCAAGGCGTCCCGCGAGCAGAACACCATGACGGGCCGGCTGTACCCGGACCCCAACGTCCTGCTGGTCCTCGACGGGGCCCGCCTGCTGCGCCGCGTACCCGGAGTGCCGCAACTCCTCGCGGAAGGACCGCAGTACGGGATCCTCGCCCTGTGCATCGACGAGGACGAGCGGCTGCTGCCGGAGGAGTGCCGGGCCGTCGTCGCCTGGTCCCCGGACGCCGCCCACCACGTCCGCATCCGCGGCTACGGACTGGAGGCCGCGGGCGACGTCCTCGCCGACCAGGTCACACCGGAGTGGTGCGAACTGCTCGCCCGCTCCCTCGCCCCCGTCCGGGACGTCAGCCGGGACGACGCGGGCAGCGCCCTGCCCACCTCCGCCCGGCTGCTGACCCTGCTCGGCATGCCCGACCCGACCGGGGCCGACGTGGAGCGGATCTGGCAGGCCGGGGGCTCCACGACCGCGGCGCCCGTCGGCGTCGCCGCCGACGGCACCTTCGCGCTGGACATCCGGCGGGACGGCCCGCACGCGCTGGTCGCGGGCACCACGGGCGCGGGCAAGTCCGAACTCCTGCAGACGATCATCGCCTCGCTGGCCGTGGCCAACCGCCCGGACGCCCTGAACTACGTCCTGATCGACTACAAGGGCGGCAGCGCCTTCATGGACTGCGCCCGTCTGCCGCACACCGTCGGCATGGTCAGCGACCTCGACGCCCACCTCACCGAGCGCGCCCTCGCCTCCCTCGCGGCCGAACTGCACCGCCGGGAGAAGATCCTCTTCGACGCCGCCGCCAAGGACATCGAGGACTACAACGACACCCGCAAGCTCCGCCCCGAGCTGGAGCCGATGCCCCGGCTCGTCCTGGTCATCGACGAGTTCGCCTCGCTGGTCGCCGAACTCCCGGACTTCATCGCGGGCCTGGTCGACATCGCCCGCCGGGGACGCTCCCTCGGCGTGCACCTGATCCTGGCCACCCAGCGGCCCGCCGGTGTGGTCAGCGCGGACATCCGCGCCAACACCAACCTGCGGATCGCGCTGCGCGTGACGGACGCCTCCGAGTCCATCGACGTCATCGAGGCCCCGGACTCGGGCGCCATCGCCAAGTCCACGCCGGGCCGCATGTACGTCCGTTCCGGCGCGCAGTCCCTGGTCGGCGTGCAGTCGGCCCGCATCGGTGGCCGCCGCCCCGCCACCGGCGGCACCGGCCCGAAGGCGACCCTGCTGCCCCTGCCCTGGACCGCCTACGGCCGCCCGCTGCCCAAGCGGGCCGAGGCCGAGGACGACGGCACGATGGTCACCGACCTCGCCGTCCTCGTCGACGCGGTGCGGGACGGCGCCCGGCGCATGGGCTTCGGCGAACAGCGCAGCCCCTGGCTGCCGCCGCTGACCGAACAGGTCACCCTGGACGAACTCGCCGCGTACGGCCCCGCCCCGGCCGCCGGGGCCACCGACGTGGCCCCCATCCCGTACGGCCTGATCGACCTGCCCGCGAAGCAGTCCCGTACGCCGCTCGCCCTGGACCTGGTGCACGGCGAGCACACCATGCTGCTCGGCGGCGCCCGCTCCGGCCGCTCGACCGCCCTGCGGACACTGGCGGGCTCACTGGCCCACCGCACCTCCCCCCACGACGTCCACGTGTACGCCATCGACTGCGGCTCCAACGCGCTGCTGCCGCTGATGCGGCTGCCGCACGTCGGCGCCGTGGTGACGCGCGACGAACCGGACCGGGTCCGGCGCCTCATCGAGCGCCTGCTGGCGGAGATCGCGCGGCGGCAGCAACTGCTCGCCATGGAGGGCGCGTCCAGCGCCGCCGAACAGCGCGCGGGCGCCGCCCCGGACGACCGCCTGCCCTGGATGGTGCTCCTGCTGGACAGCTGGGAGGGCTTCGCCTCCACCTTCGAGAGCTACAACTACGGCCAGTTGCTCGAGTCCGCCCAGCGCATCTTCCGTGAGGGGTCCGCGGTGGGCCTCAAGGTCGTCATGACCGCCGACCGCAGCGGCCTGAGCGGCCACGTCTCGTCCGCGTTCGCCGACCGCCTGGTGCTGCGCTTCGCCGACCCGAACGACTACTCCACGGCCGGGCTCCAGCCCCGCGAGGTCCCGAAGAACATGCCGCCGGGACGAGCCCTGCGCATCACGGACACCGGCGTCGACGAGACCCAGATCGGCCTGCTCACGGCCGACCCCGCGGGCCAGGCACAGGTGAGGGCGCTGCGCGAGATCGCCGAGGGGGCCGCGGCCCGCCACGGCCGGGTGCCGGCCGGACGGCGTCCCATGCGGGTCGACGCGCTGCCGTCGCGCATCACGGCCTCCGAGGCCCTCGCCCTCGACCCCGACTTCGCACCGCCGTCGCCGCTGTGGGCGCTCGTCGGCGTCGGCGGCGACGAACTCCAGCCGGTCGGCATCGACCTGGAGGAGAACGGCCCCGGCTTCGTCATCGCCGGCCCGCCCAAGTCGGGCCGCTCCACCCTCCTGGTCGCCGCCACGGAGACGCTGCTGCGCTCCGGCACACCGGTGGTCCTGGTCGCCCCGCGCCGCTCACCCCTGCGCGACCTGGAGGGGCGTGACGGCGTGCTGGGTCTGCTGAACGCCGACAGCAGGGAGGACGACCTGGAGGAGCTGGTGAACAAGGCTCCCGACGACTCGTACGTCGTGATCGTCGACGACGCCGAGCTCCTCTACGACACGCGCCTCGACGAGGCCCTGGAAAGCGTCGTCCGCAAGGGCGCCGACGGCGGCATCGGCCTCATCGCGGCCGGCTCCACCGACAGCCTCTCGGGCCAGTACCGCGGCTTCGCCGTCGAGGCCCGCAAGTCCCGCAACGGCATGCTGCTGACGCCCCAGAGCCCCTCCGAGGGCGAACTGTTCGGCATCCGCCTCCCGTCCAACAGCGGCGGCGGCCCGACGGGCAGCGGCCTGTTCGTGACGGGCGGCTCGTTCATGCCGATCCAGGCGGTCATGAACGGCTGA
- a CDS encoding SAV_915 family protein produces the protein MSMVAGGTPGSDPEYLVLPTTTMNGFPLTDDTVEVTLLPLTGAGGQERLVALAFTSVALLVEAMGEEQPWVVLPAGEVGEALTGSRAEAVLVDPRPAVGADQGGAS, from the coding sequence ATGTCAATGGTTGCCGGCGGTACGCCCGGGAGCGATCCCGAATACCTCGTTCTCCCCACCACCACCATGAACGGATTCCCGCTCACCGACGACACCGTCGAGGTGACCCTCCTCCCCCTCACCGGGGCGGGCGGACAGGAGCGACTGGTCGCACTCGCGTTCACCTCGGTCGCCCTGCTGGTCGAGGCGATGGGAGAGGAACAGCCCTGGGTGGTCCTCCCCGCCGGCGAAGTCGGCGAGGCGCTGACGGGGTCCCGTGCGGAAGCGGTACTGGTCGATCCCCGTCCTGCCGTCGGCGCGGATCAGGGAGGGGCATCATAG
- a CDS encoding WXG100 family type VII secretion target has product MDRGADLTRLRELSKLYARKAHDLQVLIKDLQSATADSSGYWKGPKADRFRDDWRDVKPTFEKWVDTLNEASKSANTSADNIERAT; this is encoded by the coding sequence ATGGATCGCGGTGCAGATCTCACACGGCTCCGGGAGTTGTCGAAGCTCTACGCCCGCAAGGCGCACGACCTTCAGGTCCTGATCAAGGACCTGCAGTCGGCGACGGCAGACAGCTCCGGCTACTGGAAGGGCCCGAAGGCCGACCGGTTCCGGGACGACTGGCGCGATGTGAAGCCGACCTTCGAGAAGTGGGTCGACACGCTGAACGAGGCCAGCAAGTCCGCGAACACGAGCGCCGACAACATCGAGCGCGCCACCTGA
- a CDS encoding WXG100 family type VII secretion target translates to MAHPEIQELNQRASQLRSLADHIESLVDSAKNHSTTGMKTWSGPNADDVRGKLKGWQTKCGTVAKALRDEAQQCAQDAKDLQDKKK, encoded by the coding sequence ATGGCACATCCGGAAATTCAGGAACTCAACCAGCGCGCCAGTCAGTTGCGTTCGCTGGCCGACCACATCGAGTCACTCGTCGACAGCGCCAAGAACCACAGCACGACCGGAATGAAGACCTGGTCGGGCCCCAACGCGGACGACGTCCGGGGCAAGCTGAAGGGCTGGCAGACGAAGTGCGGCACGGTGGCCAAGGCCCTGCGCGACGAGGCCCAGCAGTGCGCGCAGGACGCCAAGGACCTCCAGGACAAGAAGAAGTAG
- a CDS encoding mucin-2 yields MSDSSQRMANPSDLEHLAKLFDGRGNLGDKLDEAFSRASRLGVRDRLAALKPMQSWTGETATDLRRRAAILRAEKGDPKAAALYAGFKPEELKGLQLPPDALLIANASVANGDKFDAAWLKRKPGETYQDWLQRIPGDATAKVSGDENLGEVVADYIEFTALASTVPTAFTTAVLGTLSLIKRFKHGTFMKAPGTTIAQILKGRAPSLVPARIAALGAQIGRSTPTVVLDVLTGSDRLAQLHGGRLYAWEANLLKVGNNVGTASRAAGASRLGALRSGASAAVRTAGWWRAAGIGGSVVATGVGAFDVMQEGNPVEAFKRDKAGYVSKVSGVAFNASLTVAMVAPTPITIGAAVVTGAVYGVSTIIANKEKFKEFPGKVADAGRWAGKKIGEGAGKLADGAKKLGKALNPFD; encoded by the coding sequence ATGAGCGACAGTTCCCAGCGCATGGCCAACCCGTCGGACCTCGAACACCTGGCCAAGCTGTTCGACGGCAGAGGCAACCTCGGGGACAAGCTGGACGAAGCGTTCAGCCGGGCATCCCGGCTCGGGGTCCGCGACAGACTGGCTGCTCTGAAACCCATGCAGTCCTGGACCGGGGAGACGGCCACCGACCTGCGGCGCCGTGCGGCCATCCTGAGGGCCGAAAAGGGCGACCCCAAGGCCGCGGCGCTGTACGCGGGATTCAAGCCGGAGGAACTCAAAGGCCTCCAGCTGCCCCCGGACGCCCTGCTGATCGCGAACGCCTCCGTCGCCAACGGCGACAAGTTCGACGCCGCGTGGCTCAAGCGCAAACCAGGCGAGACCTACCAGGACTGGCTGCAGCGCATTCCGGGAGACGCCACCGCCAAGGTCAGCGGTGACGAGAACCTCGGTGAGGTGGTCGCCGACTACATAGAGTTCACCGCGCTTGCCTCCACTGTCCCGACAGCCTTCACGACCGCGGTCCTCGGAACGCTCAGTCTGATCAAGCGCTTCAAGCACGGCACCTTCATGAAGGCCCCGGGCACCACGATCGCGCAGATCCTCAAAGGCCGGGCTCCGTCACTGGTCCCGGCCCGTATAGCCGCATTGGGCGCTCAGATCGGCAGAAGTACACCCACTGTCGTCCTCGACGTCCTGACCGGTTCGGACCGGCTCGCCCAACTTCACGGCGGAAGGCTGTACGCCTGGGAGGCCAATCTCCTCAAGGTCGGCAACAACGTCGGTACGGCCTCCCGGGCGGCCGGCGCGAGCCGGCTGGGAGCCTTGCGATCCGGTGCGAGCGCCGCCGTGCGCACCGCCGGCTGGTGGCGGGCGGCCGGTATCGGCGGAAGCGTCGTCGCCACGGGTGTGGGCGCGTTCGACGTCATGCAGGAGGGCAACCCCGTCGAGGCGTTCAAACGGGACAAGGCCGGCTACGTCTCGAAGGTGTCCGGCGTGGCGTTCAACGCCTCTCTGACGGTCGCCATGGTCGCGCCCACCCCGATCACGATCGGCGCAGCCGTGGTCACCGGTGCGGTTTACGGTGTGTCGACGATCATCGCCAACAAGGAGAAGTTCAAGGAATTCCCCGGGAAGGTCGCCGACGCGGGTCGCTGGGCAGGAAAGAAGATCGGCGAAGGTGCCGGAAAGCTCGCGGACGGGGCGAAGAAGCTCGGCAAAGCTCTCAATCCGTTCGATTGA